DNA from Gramella sp. MAR_2010_147:
AATGTAGAACATGAATGTCATTACTGTGTTCCTGCACATACAGGAATTGCAAATATGATGAAAGTTGATTCGGCAATTACTGAGGCTTTACGCCATAGAAAGGAAATGCCTACCAATAAACTTCAAACTTTGCACGAAACCACCCTTTCTATAGTGAAAAACCGTGGAAATATAAATCAGGATGAATTGAAAGAATTTTTTGATGCAGGCTTTACACAACGTCAGCTCCTGGAAATCATTTTAGGACTTTCTCAAAAAGTAATTAGCAATTATACTAATCATATTGCTGAAACCCCTGTAGATGATGCTTTCAAAAAATTTGAATGGGATAAAGAAGATGTAACAACCTCTTAATACCCTATTGGCATTATTAATAATCCTCTAACCTGCTTTCTGGCTCGGGGATTATTATTCCTCAGTATAGCAATAATAAAATGTAAAATTCCAAACAATGATTCCCAGACTAATCAAAACATTTTATGAGCTGATACTTGTATCCTGACGAAAATAAAATAGTATTGATTTCGGAGGAATATGTTTTTCAGTATTGAAATTAAATAATTTTATAAAACAAGATGAAAGAAAAATTAAAGATAGATATCATATCAGATGTGGTGTGCCCATGGTGTACCATAGGATATAAACGACTTGAAAAAGCTATAGCAGAAATGGGTATCCAGGATCAGGTTGAAATTGAATGGCAGCCTTTTGAACTGAATCCCAATATGCCTGCTGAAGGTCAGAATGTAACCGAGCATATTACAGAAAAATACGGCTCAACATTAGCACAGCAGGAAGAATCTCAGCAGCGCATGACCGAAATTGGAAAAGAACTTGGCTTTACCTTTGATTATTTTGATGAGATGAGAATGGTAAATACGTTTGAAGCCCATATTTTATTAGATTATGCTAAAGAGTTTGGTAAACAAACAGAACTAAAAATGCGACTTACCACGGCTTTTTTTAGTGAGCGCAAAAATGTTTCTAACAGGGATGTCTTGAAACAAGCACTATTTGAAGTGGGTTTGAATGCAGATGAAGGTTTGATCAGACTCGATAATGAAGAAGCTCGCACAAAAGTTAGAAACGAACAGGCTTATTGGAAAAGTTTAGGGGTGAACTCGGTACCAACAATAGTTTTCAATAGAAAAAGTGCTGTTACGGGAGCCCAACCGGTAGAAGTATTCAAACAGGTTTTAACAGAGTTGACAGAATAGTAATTTTCGGTATGCAGAATAGTGTAAAACGATAACGAACTGTTAGCTATTTTCTAATCATAAATTTTTATCTTGAAGATAAGCCTGGAACACATTCCATGTTTAGAAATATAAAGCCGTAGCATATGAAAGCAATAGGATTCAAAAAATCACTCTCAATAGAGAAAGAAAATAGTTTTGTCGCATTTGAAACAGAAAAGCCAGATCCGTCGGGATATGACCTTTTAGTGAAAATACTGGCGAATTCTGTAAATCCAGTTGATTTTAAAGTACGACAAAATGCTGCAAAAGATGAAGAATTAGAACATCCTAAAATTATTGGTTACGATGCTGTGGGGATTGTTGAAGAAGTTGGAGATAAAGCTTCAAAATTTAAAAAGGGAGATATAGTTTATTATGCAGGTGACATTACCAGAGACGGTAG
Protein-coding regions in this window:
- a CDS encoding DsbA family oxidoreductase; the protein is MKEKLKIDIISDVVCPWCTIGYKRLEKAIAEMGIQDQVEIEWQPFELNPNMPAEGQNVTEHITEKYGSTLAQQEESQQRMTEIGKELGFTFDYFDEMRMVNTFEAHILLDYAKEFGKQTELKMRLTTAFFSERKNVSNRDVLKQALFEVGLNADEGLIRLDNEEARTKVRNEQAYWKSLGVNSVPTIVFNRKSAVTGAQPVEVFKQVLTELTE
- a CDS encoding carboxymuconolactone decarboxylase family protein, whose amino-acid sequence is MSTLKIHNIESAPEESKALLEKSKKAYGMIPNLHGVLAEAPGILDAYQRLHELFENSSFNNEELTVVWQTINVEHECHYCVPAHTGIANMMKVDSAITEALRHRKEMPTNKLQTLHETTLSIVKNRGNINQDELKEFFDAGFTQRQLLEIILGLSQKVISNYTNHIAETPVDDAFKKFEWDKEDVTTS